In Sporichthya polymorpha DSM 43042, a genomic segment contains:
- a CDS encoding S8 family serine peptidase, which yields MSNRAVAGAAVLAGALVLAPVGPPVAHGEATDDPCAVRAADYDGNRFVVLLDEDATPAEVAAAADEAAAKGATVHFRYEYAVKGYAATLPPRAQSAVADDAEVAAVEPDLPVCMNSADTPSAFGATQTPAPWGLDRIDQRGRSFDGSYTWGNDGTGVTAFVIDSGVRATHSEFAGRVAAGADFTGLGSTDDLVGHGTRVAGLLGGRTWGAAKGVTLVPVRIFGSTASSAVSVVIAGINHVLAARAADPTAPMIANLSLGVRGHALDAAVANLVAAGVTTVVAAGNRDGADACTESPAAQRSAITVAASTINDARASYSNIGSCVDLFAPGDDLVSSSPATDTSAEGDLDGTSYAAPLVAGVAATYLQANPGATPAQVESLLTRTATPGAIADAGPGTPNRLLFSPLTPPPAAPPGPRPQPTPTPPKTRAPEPVPRCLGRPATIVGTAGADRIRGTRRSDVIVGRGGADRIEGRGGADLICGGGGNDTLIGGAGDDVLVGGSGRDRLSGGRGDDWCNGGTGRDVVTGC from the coding sequence GTGTCGAACCGCGCGGTCGCCGGGGCCGCCGTGCTCGCCGGCGCCCTGGTGCTCGCGCCGGTCGGGCCGCCCGTGGCGCACGGGGAGGCGACCGACGACCCCTGCGCGGTGCGGGCCGCCGACTACGATGGGAACCGGTTCGTCGTCCTGCTCGACGAGGACGCCACCCCGGCGGAGGTCGCGGCCGCGGCCGACGAGGCGGCGGCGAAGGGCGCGACCGTCCACTTCCGGTACGAGTACGCGGTCAAGGGTTACGCCGCGACCCTGCCCCCGCGCGCCCAGTCGGCGGTGGCGGACGACGCCGAGGTCGCCGCCGTCGAGCCCGACCTGCCGGTGTGCATGAATTCTGCTGACACCCCGTCAGCCTTCGGAGCCACCCAGACCCCGGCGCCGTGGGGGCTGGACCGCATCGACCAGCGTGGCCGCTCCTTCGACGGGTCGTACACCTGGGGCAACGACGGCACCGGCGTCACCGCGTTCGTCATCGACTCGGGCGTGCGGGCGACGCACAGCGAGTTCGCCGGCCGCGTCGCCGCCGGTGCGGACTTCACCGGCCTCGGCTCCACCGACGACCTGGTCGGCCACGGCACCCGCGTCGCCGGACTGCTCGGCGGGCGGACGTGGGGCGCGGCCAAGGGCGTGACGCTGGTGCCGGTCCGCATCTTCGGCTCGACGGCGAGTTCGGCCGTCAGCGTCGTCATCGCCGGGATCAACCACGTGCTGGCCGCCCGCGCCGCCGACCCGACCGCGCCGATGATCGCGAACCTCAGCCTCGGGGTGCGCGGACACGCGCTCGACGCGGCGGTGGCGAACCTCGTCGCGGCCGGGGTGACGACCGTCGTCGCCGCCGGCAACCGCGACGGCGCCGACGCCTGCACCGAGTCCCCCGCCGCGCAGCGCTCCGCGATCACCGTCGCGGCGAGCACGATCAACGACGCCCGGGCGTCGTACTCCAACATCGGGTCGTGCGTGGACCTGTTCGCGCCGGGCGACGACCTCGTCTCCAGCTCGCCCGCCACCGACACCTCGGCCGAGGGCGACCTCGACGGCACCTCGTACGCGGCGCCGCTGGTCGCCGGGGTGGCGGCCACGTACCTGCAGGCGAACCCCGGCGCGACCCCGGCGCAGGTCGAGTCGCTCCTGACCCGCACCGCGACCCCCGGCGCGATCGCCGACGCCGGGCCCGGCACCCCGAACCGGTTGCTGTTCTCCCCGCTGACCCCGCCGCCGGCCGCGCCACCCGGCCCGCGTCCGCAGCCGACGCCGACCCCGCCGAAGACGCGGGCACCCGAGCCCGTCCCGCGGTGCCTCGGCCGGCCCGCGACGATCGTCGGCACCGCCGGGGCGGACCGGATCCGCGGGACGAGACGCTCGGACGTCATCGTCGGCCGCGGGGGCGCCGACCGCATCGAGGGCCGCGGCGGCGCGGACCTGATCTGCGGCGGCGGGGGCAACGACACCCTGATCGGTGGGGCCGGCGACGACG